The genomic interval CCGCGTTCTCGACGATGCCCTCCTCTTCCATGGCGTCGAGGGCCGCCACGATGGAGGCCATCGCGAGCGGGTGACCCGAGTAGGTGAGGCCGCCGGGGAACACCTGGTCGTCGAAGGTCGCAGCGATCGACTCCGAGAACACGACGCCGCCGACGGGCACGTAGCCGGAGTTGACGCCCTTCGCGAAGGTGATCAGGTCGGGAACGACGCCATCCGGGTTCACCTCGGGGTTCTGCCAGGCGAACCAGTCGCCCGTGCGACCGAAGCCCGACATGACCTCATCGGCGATCCAGACGATGCCGTACTTGTCGCACAGGGCGCGCACGCCCGCGTACCAGCCGGGCGGGGGCATGATGACGCCTGCGGTGCCAGGGATGCCCTCGAGCAGCAGCGCCGCGATCGACGATGCTCCCTCCGAGACGATGACGCGCTCGAGGTGCTGCAGGGCGCGCTCGGTCTCCTGCTCGGGGCTGTCCGACCAGAACTCGGAGCGGTACGGGAACGGCCCGAAGAAGTGCACGTGGCCACGCGCGTATTCGTTGGGAATGCGGCGCCAGTCACCCGTCGCGACGACCGCCGCGCCCGTGTTGCCGTGGTAGCTGCGGTAGGTGGAGAGCACCTTGTCGCGGCCCGTGTAGAGGCGCGCGGCGCGGATGGCGTTCTCGTTCGCGTCTGCACCGCCGTTGGTGAAGAAGACCTTGCCGAACGAGGAGCCGGACGTGGCGAGGATGCGCGCGGCAGCTTCGCCGCGTGCGAGGTTCGCTGTCGAGGGCGCGATCGTGGGAAGCACGGCGGCCTGCTCCTGGATGGCCTTCACGACTTTCGGGTGGAGGTGGCCGATGTTGACGTTCACGAGCTGGCTCGAGAAGTCGAGGTAGCGGTTGCCCTCGAAGTCCCACAGCTCGGTGCCGAGACCGCCCGCGATGACGAGCGGATCGAGGGTCGCCTGCGCCGACCACGAGTGGAACACGTGGGCCCGGTCGAGGTCGTAGGTGTGCTGGTTGGTG from Salinibacterium sp. ZJ70 carries:
- a CDS encoding aspartate aminotransferase family protein, with amino-acid sequence MSTNQHTYDLDRAHVFHSWSAQATLDPLVIAGGLGTELWDFEGNRYLDFSSQLVNVNIGHLHPKVVKAIQEQAAVLPTIAPSTANLARGEAAARILATSGSSFGKVFFTNGGADANENAIRAARLYTGRDKVLSTYRSYHGNTGAAVVATGDWRRIPNEYARGHVHFFGPFPYRSEFWSDSPEQETERALQHLERVIVSEGASSIAALLLEGIPGTAGVIMPPPGWYAGVRALCDKYGIVWIADEVMSGFGRTGDWFAWQNPEVNPDGVVPDLITFAKGVNSGYVPVGGVVFSESIAATFDDQVFPGGLTYSGHPLAMASIVAALDAMEEEGIVENAAAIGRDVLGPGLRKLAEKHPMIGEVRGTGVFWALDLVTDRETREPVPASTIGALKKELMARGLLPFAAENRIHVVPPCTVTADEVARALAIYDEAFTAVAG